Proteins co-encoded in one Gemmatimonadota bacterium genomic window:
- the hisH gene encoding imidazole glycerol phosphate synthase subunit HisH: MIHIVDYDAGNQTSVKRALDHLGAASIITSDPEELCRAERIVFPGVGHAHSALVTLRERGLDEALETAGDRGIPILGICVGCQILLSDSEETDLPCLDLIGGRCLRFRPEDPALKVPHMGWNELRASQAHPVLRHLRPGDEVYFVHSYYPAPADGRDVLAVSRYGVEFAAVIGRDNIVATQFHVEKSGPVGLKILDEFVKWDGKAC, translated from the coding sequence ATGATCCACATCGTAGATTATGATGCCGGAAATCAGACCTCGGTGAAAAGAGCGCTGGATCACCTGGGCGCGGCTTCGATCATCACGTCCGATCCGGAGGAACTGTGCCGTGCGGAGCGCATCGTATTTCCCGGCGTGGGCCATGCCCATTCCGCCCTGGTGACGCTTCGTGAAAGAGGGCTCGACGAGGCCCTTGAAACGGCCGGCGACCGGGGCATACCGATCCTGGGAATCTGCGTGGGTTGCCAGATCCTGCTTTCGGATTCCGAGGAAACCGATCTGCCGTGCCTGGACCTGATTGGCGGCCGGTGCCTTCGATTCCGACCGGAGGATCCCGCCCTGAAGGTGCCCCACATGGGCTGGAACGAACTGCGTGCGAGCCAGGCGCATCCCGTGCTCCGCCATCTGCGTCCGGGCGATGAGGTCTACTTCGTCCACTCATACTATCCAGCCCCGGCTGACGGGCGGGATGTGCTGGCCGTGAGCCGGTACGGCGTGGAGTTCGCAGCCGTCATCGGCAGGGACAACATCGTCGCGACCCAGTTTCACGTGGAGAAGAGCGGTCCGGTGGGGCTGAAGATCCTGGACGAATTCGTGAAATGGGACGGAAAGGCATGCTGA
- a CDS encoding Xaa-Pro peptidase family protein, which yields MLFNVERAREFMRECGLDALIATSPVNITYFTDYFIWIDGLMKEYMVRPGGSADLAQGYALFPLDGEPALAVTGSMLAVNGADLRVRDLRISGDSGLDWSLPPRPLPDRMDRLYTLLKSEPDYGTTTEALAGALGDRGLSGGTLGVEADGMTAARYEELRQALPGARLLDCSNLIRLLRMVKTGDEIDRLAQAAEISEAAAMTAMEQASPGDNVQDVIHRFRAELGKRGADLDHFAFGVHGLGIATEPDFILGESEVEYVDWGCRYRSCYSDTGTTFAMEPLSDDMQDRFDVLRASMDAGLAAIRPGVNASTVQAAMQDVVDGAGLAMYPHGHGVGMEVRDYPVLAPDNGLSISDDCVDIPSDLPIEEDMVLNVEAPLCLAGVGSLHLEQSVVVTESGSRPLTDQQRDRPVFPLGATN from the coding sequence ATGCTCTTCAACGTCGAACGGGCCAGGGAATTCATGCGGGAATGCGGTCTCGACGCGCTGATCGCGACCTCTCCCGTGAACATCACCTATTTTACGGACTATTTCATCTGGATCGACGGGCTCATGAAGGAGTACATGGTCCGGCCCGGCGGTTCGGCGGATCTCGCGCAGGGATACGCGCTGTTTCCCCTCGATGGCGAGCCCGCGCTGGCGGTGACCGGATCGATGCTGGCCGTCAACGGCGCGGACCTGCGGGTGAGGGACCTGCGGATCAGCGGCGATTCCGGTCTCGACTGGTCCCTGCCTCCGAGGCCGTTGCCTGACCGGATGGACCGCTTATACACCCTCCTGAAAAGCGAACCGGATTACGGTACGACCACGGAAGCGCTCGCCGGCGCCCTGGGCGACCGGGGTCTTTCCGGTGGAACGCTGGGCGTGGAAGCGGACGGCATGACCGCCGCCCGATACGAGGAGTTGCGCCAGGCGCTCCCCGGTGCCCGGCTGTTGGACTGCTCCAACCTCATCCGGCTCTTACGCATGGTCAAGACAGGCGACGAAATCGACCGTCTCGCCCAGGCGGCTGAAATCAGCGAAGCAGCGGCCATGACGGCCATGGAACAGGCAAGTCCCGGCGACAACGTGCAGGACGTCATTCACCGGTTCCGGGCGGAGTTGGGTAAAAGGGGGGCGGACCTCGATCATTTTGCCTTCGGGGTCCACGGACTCGGCATCGCGACGGAACCGGATTTCATCCTCGGGGAATCCGAGGTGGAGTACGTGGACTGGGGATGCCGGTACCGGTCCTGCTATTCGGATACCGGGACCACTTTCGCCATGGAACCCCTGTCCGACGACATGCAGGACCGATTCGACGTGCTTCGTGCGTCCATGGACGCCGGCCTGGCCGCGATACGGCCCGGCGTGAACGCCTCGACGGTACAGGCCGCGATGCAGGACGTGGTGGACGGCGCCGGCCTGGCCATGTACCCTCACGGTCACGGGGTCGGCATGGAAGTGCGGGACTACCCCGTCCTGGCCCCGGACAACGGCCTGAGCATCTCGGATGACTGCGTGGATATCCCTTCCGACCTGCCCATTGAAGAAGACATGGTACTCAACGTGGAAGCGCCGCTGTGCCTGGCGGGAGTCGGGTCCCTGCACCTGGAACAGTCCGTCGTCGTCACGGAAAGCGGAAGCCGTCCCCTCACGGATCAACAGCGGGACCGGCCTGTGTTTCCCCTGGGCGCCACGAACTGA